The Pseudarthrobacter sulfonivorans genome includes a window with the following:
- a CDS encoding ABC transporter permease, translating to MTTLIDAPPSDADGILPSSKKSSGGGLGQYILVRFLLIFPTIFILVTMVFFLMRITGDPITAAMGGRLPAEQLQERIHNAGYDRPILVQYFEYLGQLATGNFGRTLTDNRAVSEMLTTYGSATLELSINALILALLVGIPLGMIAAQRRDHAPDAVLRVFAILCYATPVFFAGMLLKLTFAVWLGWLPVAGRAKTSSELALTSLQAPTGIYWLDAVRSGNMAALGDVMAHAVLPAVALGLLTAGIFLRLVRTNVIGTLGKDYVEAGRSRGVSEFRLVTKHAYKPALIPIITVMGLQIAVMLGGAVLTEKTFEWKGLGFQLANYLTARDFVAVQGIVVLLAIIVAVTNFIVDIVAALIDPRVRY from the coding sequence ATGACTACTTTGATTGACGCGCCGCCCAGCGACGCAGACGGAATCCTTCCGTCCAGCAAGAAATCTTCCGGCGGGGGGCTGGGGCAGTACATTCTTGTCCGGTTCCTGCTGATCTTTCCCACCATCTTCATCCTCGTCACCATGGTGTTCTTCCTCATGCGGATCACCGGCGATCCCATCACCGCGGCCATGGGTGGCAGGCTGCCCGCCGAACAGCTCCAGGAACGGATCCACAACGCGGGCTACGACCGTCCAATCCTGGTCCAGTACTTCGAATACCTGGGCCAGCTGGCCACCGGAAACTTTGGCCGGACCCTCACGGACAACCGGGCCGTCTCAGAGATGCTGACCACCTACGGTTCAGCCACCCTGGAACTGTCCATCAACGCGCTGATCCTGGCCCTCCTGGTGGGAATCCCGCTCGGCATGATTGCCGCCCAGCGCCGCGACCACGCACCCGACGCAGTGCTGCGGGTCTTCGCGATCCTTTGCTACGCAACGCCGGTCTTTTTCGCCGGCATGCTGCTTAAGCTGACGTTCGCCGTCTGGCTGGGCTGGCTACCGGTCGCCGGACGCGCCAAGACGTCATCCGAGCTGGCACTGACGTCCCTCCAGGCTCCCACCGGAATCTACTGGCTCGATGCCGTCCGCAGCGGCAACATGGCGGCACTGGGCGACGTCATGGCACACGCCGTGCTTCCCGCCGTCGCACTGGGTCTGCTGACGGCCGGAATCTTCCTCCGGCTGGTCCGGACCAACGTGATCGGAACACTGGGCAAGGACTACGTGGAAGCGGGCCGCTCACGCGGTGTCAGTGAGTTCCGGCTGGTCACCAAGCACGCGTACAAGCCTGCGCTGATCCCCATCATCACCGTGATGGGCCTGCAGATCGCCGTGATGCTCGGCGGGGCCGTCCTGACCGAAAAAACCTTTGAGTGGAAGGGCCTGGGGTTCCAGCTCGCCAACTACCTGACCGCACGCGACTTCGTGGCGGTCCAGGGCATTGTGGTCCTCCTGGCCATTATCGTCGCGGTGACCAACTTCATCGTGGACATAGTGGCCGCGCTGATCGACCCCCGGGTGAGGTACTGA
- a CDS encoding ABC transporter permease — protein MSVLPANEPLANPRAPFYRRLPVVSHFNKSVGLQRGMLVAGLVLTGLFVLTAAFAPLLAPYGFAQLADADGNFPTQEAPGGKHLLGTTVGGYDVLSRVVWGAQTALFVIVVAVLMSIVIGVILGLVSGYLGGWLDRILVVIADAVYAFPSLLVAIVMAIVISGGQSSLIGGVLAAGTAITLVFIPQYFRVIRAETVRLKAEPFVESAKVVGASNIRIMSRHIYKNATRTLPLIFTLNASEAILTLAGLGFLGFGIEPSSAAEWGFDLNKALADTTSGIWWTGLFPGLAIVMTVVGLTLVGESINDLNDPRLRGRKAAGAKGAPGPSTAAAQAAIAADVRGL, from the coding sequence ATGAGCGTCCTTCCGGCAAACGAGCCGCTGGCAAACCCGCGGGCCCCCTTCTACCGGCGGTTGCCGGTGGTTTCGCACTTCAACAAAAGCGTCGGACTGCAGCGTGGCATGCTCGTGGCGGGCCTGGTTCTCACGGGCCTGTTCGTCCTGACCGCGGCCTTCGCCCCGCTGCTCGCCCCGTACGGTTTCGCCCAACTAGCGGACGCTGACGGCAATTTCCCCACCCAGGAGGCCCCCGGCGGAAAGCACCTGCTCGGTACCACAGTGGGCGGTTACGACGTGTTGTCCCGAGTTGTCTGGGGTGCCCAGACGGCCCTGTTCGTCATTGTGGTGGCTGTCCTGATGTCCATCGTGATCGGCGTGATTCTGGGATTGGTGAGCGGCTACCTCGGCGGCTGGCTGGACCGGATCCTCGTGGTCATCGCCGATGCGGTCTATGCCTTCCCTTCGCTGCTGGTGGCCATCGTTATGGCGATCGTGATCAGCGGCGGCCAGTCCAGCCTCATCGGCGGTGTCTTGGCAGCGGGCACGGCCATTACCCTGGTCTTCATTCCGCAGTACTTCAGGGTCATCCGGGCCGAGACCGTCCGGCTGAAAGCAGAGCCTTTCGTTGAATCCGCCAAAGTTGTGGGCGCCTCAAATATTCGCATCATGAGCCGCCACATCTACAAAAACGCCACCAGGACCCTGCCGTTGATCTTCACTCTCAACGCCTCGGAGGCCATCCTCACGCTGGCCGGCCTGGGCTTCCTGGGCTTCGGCATCGAGCCCAGCTCCGCGGCGGAGTGGGGCTTTGACCTGAACAAGGCCCTCGCCGACACAACCTCCGGCATCTGGTGGACGGGCCTCTTTCCCGGCCTGGCGATCGTCATGACGGTGGTTGGCCTCACCCTCGTGGGTGAAAGCATCAACGACCTGAACGATCCGCGCTTGCGCGGTCGCAAGGCTGCCGGCGCCAAGGGCGCCCCGGGACCATCAACCGCGGCCGCGCAGGCCGCCATCGCAGCGGATGTGAGAGGACTGTGA